GCGATCGATCTGCGCGAGATCTCGATCCCGACGAGCTATTTTCTCATCACTTCCGGGGAGAACCCGGTCCACGTCAAGGCGATCGTCTCCAACCTGATGGAGAAGTTCCCGCGCAAGGCCATCAACCGCGAGGGCCTGTCCGAGCGGCGATGGGTCGTCCTCGACTACGGGGAGATCGTGATCCACGTCTTCCTCCACGAAGCGCGCGAGTTCTACGACCTCGAATCCCTGTGGGCCGACCGGATAATCGAGCTTCCCTAACCGGCTTGCCGCATCTCACAACGGACGATAGTCTCTCCCCATGCACGTGTTAGCCGGTCTGCTATTGATCTTCATCTACGAAGTCGGGGCGGCGGTGATCCTCCCCACCCCGAGCGAGATCCCGGTCTTCGGGTACAACTACATCCCGCTCGGCTGGATCTTCCTGTTCGCCGTGCTGGGAAAGACCGTGGGTTCGTACATCGTCTTCCTCGGTGGGGCAAAGGCGAAGGAGACGGCCCGGTTCGCGCGGTTTCTGGCCGATCATGAATGGGCGAAGCGGGCGTACGACTGGAGCGAGCGGTTCGTACGCCGCTACGGAATGATCGCGGTGTTCGCCCTCATGAGCATCCCTGGTTTCCCGGACACGGCGTCGATCTATCTCTTCGCGATCGTGGGGCGGAGGCCGATCGCGTTCGCGCTCGCCGCTGGCCTGGGGACGGCAGTACGGATGGTGATCGTCCTGTTCGCATTCCACGGGATAAGGCAGCTCGCCGGGTCATAGGTAACCTTCTTGCTTGAGCGAGAGATAGCCGCGTTTCGTCACGATCAGATGGTCGAGGACATTGATCCCGAGGAGCTTTCCCGCGTCGACGAGCCGCTTGGTGAGGGCGATATCCTCCGGGCTCGGGCTGGGGTTCCCGGACGGGTGGTTGTGGGCGAAGATCACCGCGGCGGCGCGATCGACGAGCGGATCGGCGAACACCTCGCGGGGATGGACCTGGTTCGAATCGAGGAGCCCCACGGTCACGACGCGGTTTTCGATCACCTCGTGCGCCCCGTTCAACGACAGGCAGACGAAGTACTCCTGGCGTTTATCCCGGATCTCGTTGACGAACGGGAGGACGTCCCTCGCCTCCTTGATCTGAATCCGCTCCTTGAGGAGATGGCGGCGGGCGAGCTCGAACGCGGCGACGATCTGCGCCGCCTTCGCCTCCCCCATCCCCTTGATCCGGAGGAGATCGCCGATGGATATTCGGTCCGGTGGGGCATCTCCGATCACCTTCTCCGTCTCCGCCGCCACTTGGAGGACGTCCCGCCCCGGGATCCCGCGGCCGATGATCACGGCGAGCAGCTCAGCGTCGGACAGGGCACCTGCCCCACGCGCGATCAGCTTCTCCCGCGGCCGATCGAGCTCGGGAATATCCTTAATCGTCGTTCGTCTCATCTCTCACCCCTCAGGGCGATTCTCTACCTATTTCTGATCCGGTTTCAAGGGTGCACGCCCCTCATCTTGTATGAGACAACTCTCCCCTTGCGCATCGGGCTGGTTGCGGCTAGGATTTTCCCGCTTTAAGGGAGGCAGAATGCGCAGGCACTTTTTAACGTCGGAATCGGTGACCGAAGGGCACCCGGATAAGATCGCCGATCGGATATCGGATGCGGTCCTCGACGCGATCCTGACCGAAGACCGGAGGGCGCACGTGGCGTGCGAGACGTTCCTCACCACCGGGCTCGTCCTCGTCGGGGGGGAGATCTCGACCGAGACATACGTCGACGTCGATCGGATCGCGCGACGAGTGATCAAGGAGGTCGGATATCACCAGGCCGACTACGGATTCAACTACCGCGATTGCGCCGTGATCTCCACGATCCACGGTCAATCCCCGGACATCGCCGCAGCGGTGGAGAAGGCCAAGGAGGCGAGGAACGGCGCGGCGAAGAACGGCTACGACGAGATCGGGGCCGGTGACCAGGGGATCATGTACGGGTACGCCTGCACCGGCACCCCGGAGCTGATGCCCCTCCCGATCACCCTCGCCCACCGGCTGACCCGCCGCCTCGCCGGAGTGCGCAAGGACGGGACCTTCCCCTACCTGCGGCCGGACGGAAAGTCGCAGGTGACGATCGAGTACGAGAACTCCCGCCCGATCCGGGCAAAGGCGGTCCTCATCGCTGCCCAACATGACCCAGACGTCGATCCAGACGAGATGCGCGCCGAGCTGATCGAGAGGGTGATCCGGCCGGTGATGGAGGACTGGATCGACGAGAGAACCGAGCTTCTCGTCAACTCCTCCGGCAGGTTCGTCGTCGGTGGGCCGGCGGCCGACACCGGGATGACCGGGAGGAAGATCATCGTCGACACCTACGGCGGGTACGGATCGCACGGGGGCGGGGCGTTCTCCGGGAAGGACCCGACCAAGGTCGACCGCTCCGGCTCGTACATGGCCCGCTACGTGGCGAAGAACATCGTCGCCGCCGGGCTCGCGCGCGAGGTTGAGGTCCAGATCGCGTATGCGATCGGCCGCGCCGCCCCGCTGGCGGTGAACATCGATACATACGAGACCGGGGAGTATCCCGATGACGTTCTCCGCGAAGCTGTTATGAAGGCATTCGACTTCCGAC
This window of the Candidatus Bipolaricaulota bacterium genome carries:
- the rsfS gene encoding ribosome silencing factor, yielding MDELDLLRTAISLIEEKKGEAPVAIDLREISIPTSYFLITSGENPVHVKAIVSNLMEKFPRKAINREGLSERRWVVLDYGEIVIHVFLHEAREFYDLESLWADRIIELP
- a CDS encoding VTT domain-containing protein, with product MHVLAGLLLIFIYEVGAAVILPTPSEIPVFGYNYIPLGWIFLFAVLGKTVGSYIVFLGGAKAKETARFARFLADHEWAKRAYDWSERFVRRYGMIAVFALMSIPGFPDTASIYLFAIVGRRPIAFALAAGLGTAVRMVIVLFAFHGIRQLAGS
- the radC gene encoding DNA repair protein RadC yields the protein MRRTTIKDIPELDRPREKLIARGAGALSDAELLAVIIGRGIPGRDVLQVAAETEKVIGDAPPDRISIGDLLRIKGMGEAKAAQIVAAFELARRHLLKERIQIKEARDVLPFVNEIRDKRQEYFVCLSLNGAHEVIENRVVTVGLLDSNQVHPREVFADPLVDRAAAVIFAHNHPSGNPSPSPEDIALTKRLVDAGKLLGINVLDHLIVTKRGYLSLKQEGYL
- the metK gene encoding methionine adenosyltransferase, with translation MRRHFLTSESVTEGHPDKIADRISDAVLDAILTEDRRAHVACETFLTTGLVLVGGEISTETYVDVDRIARRVIKEVGYHQADYGFNYRDCAVISTIHGQSPDIAAAVEKAKEARNGAAKNGYDEIGAGDQGIMYGYACTGTPELMPLPITLAHRLTRRLAGVRKDGTFPYLRPDGKSQVTIEYENSRPIRAKAVLIAAQHDPDVDPDEMRAELIERVIRPVMEDWIDERTELLVNSSGRFVVGGPAADTGMTGRKIIVDTYGGYGSHGGGAFSGKDPTKVDRSGSYMARYVAKNIVAAGLAREVEVQIAYAIGRAAPLAVNIDTYETGEYPDDVLREAVMKAFDFRPGAIIDRLDLLRPIYEPFACYGHFGRVELDPPWERTDRIEELKAALPRRGLIA